A single genomic interval of Amycolatopsis albispora harbors:
- a CDS encoding SAM-dependent methyltransferase, with protein MTEQDEPAFAPQGIDLERPNAARVYDWFLGGTANWAIDREFGEKALKAVPHGRMNARVNREFLGRAVTYAVRNGITQFLDLGSGVPTVGNVHEVADKLDSSTRCVYVDNEPVAVAHSKILLEENGDPSRHAVLHGDLRDVENVWEQAFATGVLDPAKPLGLLMVAVLHFVSPEDGGEAAVARYRELLPPGSLLIMSHGTTDGVPPEHLVQLQAVHEQYKQSSTPVTLRTRAEFTALFGDFAVVDPGVVWLPEWRLDEAESEATAEVAHNPPASFMLGGVARKG; from the coding sequence ATGACCGAGCAAGACGAGCCAGCTTTCGCCCCGCAGGGCATCGACCTGGAGCGCCCGAACGCCGCGCGCGTCTACGACTGGTTCCTCGGCGGCACCGCGAACTGGGCGATCGACCGGGAATTCGGTGAGAAGGCGCTCAAGGCCGTGCCGCACGGCCGGATGAACGCCCGCGTGAACCGCGAGTTCCTCGGCCGGGCGGTGACCTACGCGGTGCGCAACGGCATCACCCAGTTCCTCGACCTCGGCTCCGGCGTGCCGACCGTGGGCAACGTGCACGAGGTGGCCGACAAGCTCGATTCGAGCACCCGCTGCGTCTACGTGGACAACGAGCCGGTCGCGGTGGCGCACAGCAAGATCCTGCTGGAGGAGAACGGCGATCCGAGCAGGCACGCGGTCCTCCACGGAGACCTGCGTGACGTGGAAAACGTGTGGGAGCAGGCCTTCGCCACCGGCGTGCTCGACCCGGCGAAGCCGCTCGGCCTGCTCATGGTGGCCGTGCTGCACTTCGTTTCCCCCGAGGACGGGGGCGAGGCGGCGGTCGCGCGTTACCGCGAGCTGCTGCCGCCGGGATCGTTGTTGATCATGTCACACGGCACGACCGACGGGGTGCCGCCCGAGCATCTGGTTCAGCTCCAGGCCGTCCACGAGCAGTACAAGCAGTCCAGCACCCCCGTCACCCTGCGCACCCGCGCCGAGTTCACGGCGTTGTTCGGTGACTTCGCCGTGGTGGACCCGGGGGTGGTCTGGCTTCCGGAGTGGCGTCTTGACGAGGCGGAATCCGAGGCTACCGCCGAGGTCGCGCATAATCCGCCAGCGTCCTTCATGCTCGGCGGGGTCGCCAGGAAGGGCTGA
- a CDS encoding response regulator transcription factor — MTGVPGRAVRVLVVDDEPPLAELLSMALRMEGWEIRTAGDGTTAVRVAREFRPDAVVLDVMLPDFSGLEVIRRLRTEFEHLPVLFLTAKDAVEDRIAGLTAGGDDYVTKPFSLEEVALRLRALLRRARVVTAASDSLLTVGDLTMDEDTREVHRAGQPITLTATEFELLRYLMRNPKRVLSKAQILDRVWSYDFGGQANIVELYISYLRKKIDADRAPMIHTMRGAGYVLKPAS; from the coding sequence ATGACCGGTGTGCCTGGCCGCGCGGTGCGTGTGCTCGTCGTCGACGACGAGCCGCCGCTGGCGGAGTTGCTGTCCATGGCCTTGCGGATGGAGGGCTGGGAAATCCGCACGGCGGGCGACGGCACCACGGCGGTGCGCGTCGCCCGTGAGTTCCGGCCCGACGCGGTGGTGCTCGACGTGATGCTCCCCGACTTCAGCGGGCTGGAGGTGATCCGGCGCCTGCGCACCGAGTTCGAGCACCTGCCGGTGTTGTTCCTGACCGCGAAGGACGCCGTCGAGGACCGGATCGCCGGGCTCACCGCCGGTGGTGACGACTACGTGACCAAGCCGTTCAGCCTGGAGGAGGTCGCCCTGCGGCTGCGGGCACTGCTGCGCCGCGCGCGGGTGGTCACCGCGGCGTCGGATTCGCTGCTCACCGTCGGTGACCTGACCATGGACGAGGACACCAGGGAGGTACACCGCGCCGGGCAGCCGATCACGCTCACCGCCACCGAGTTCGAGCTGCTGCGGTACCTGATGCGCAACCCGAAACGGGTGCTCAGCAAGGCGCAGATCCTGGACCGGGTGTGGAGCTACGACTTCGGCGGGCAGGCGAACATCGTCGAGCTGTACATCTCCTACCTGCGCAAGAAGATCGACGCGGACCGCGCGCCGATGATCCACACCATGCGGGGCGCGGGTTATGTCCTCAAGCCTGCGAGCTGA
- a CDS encoding FixH family protein has product MKKPVALGIAGAALLAVLAWLLWPAGSDGAASMEVAGQHHTVRLRVEAPKTGLNAFDLEVADALGHPAEGLEVTVEPVMAQMGHALEPVPATPRAPGRYHAADTLLPMSGQWEITVRLRDGTAGTEELVFPLLVGS; this is encoded by the coding sequence GTGAAAAAGCCCGTCGCACTGGGGATCGCGGGGGCCGCGCTGCTCGCCGTGCTGGCCTGGCTGCTGTGGCCAGCCGGTTCGGACGGCGCGGCCAGCATGGAGGTCGCCGGGCAGCACCACACCGTGCGCCTGCGCGTCGAGGCCCCGAAAACCGGGCTGAACGCCTTCGACCTGGAGGTGGCCGACGCGCTCGGGCACCCGGCCGAAGGCCTGGAGGTCACCGTGGAACCGGTGATGGCGCAGATGGGCCACGCGCTGGAGCCGGTGCCAGCGACACCACGCGCGCCCGGCCGCTACCACGCCGCGGACACCCTGCTGCCGATGTCCGGGCAGTGGGAGATCACCGTGCGCCTGCGTGACGGCACCGCGGGCACCGAAGAACTGGTTTTCCCGCTGCTCGTGGGAAGTTGA
- a CDS encoding sensor histidine kinase, producing the protein MRDITGSLARQAWLIAVVCTVSDVSVALLIGPPLTGWRPWAVVLATMAADLALAGPARLSGLVALGHAVLYPLTPLLLNDLPGAEASNTAGMLIAGYRAGAWLSTLPAVAALLALLTGSVIGELLERNLAGRDWRLLSAILLANTVLPWLVGRYTTARRARIAELERREEAAVRRAVAEERSAVARDLHDVISHHVSAIGMHAGAARLGLPDGADTPVHRSLSAVETASRAAMQDLRRMLDLLHGEQAAVRQPGVGNLEELLEGTRAAGLPARLRTSGVPGELPGSVDVAVYRVAQEGLTNALRHGAGGPVDVELCYRPEEITLSVTNPITPGARPAAGEGTRRGLAGLRQRVAMFGGEFTSGPSDDGRSWRISATFPMEAG; encoded by the coding sequence GTGCGGGACATCACCGGGTCGCTGGCGCGGCAGGCGTGGCTGATCGCGGTGGTCTGCACGGTCTCCGACGTCAGCGTGGCCCTGCTGATCGGCCCGCCGCTGACCGGCTGGCGTCCCTGGGCCGTGGTGCTCGCGACGATGGCCGCCGACCTGGCGCTGGCCGGGCCCGCGCGGTTGTCCGGGCTGGTCGCGCTGGGCCACGCGGTGCTGTACCCGCTGACCCCGCTGCTGCTCAACGACCTGCCCGGCGCCGAGGCCTCCAACACCGCGGGCATGCTGATCGCCGGCTACCGCGCCGGGGCCTGGCTGAGCACGCTGCCCGCGGTCGCGGCGCTGCTGGCGCTGCTCACCGGCTCGGTCATCGGCGAGTTGCTGGAGCGCAACCTGGCCGGGCGCGACTGGCGCCTGCTCAGCGCGATCCTGCTGGCCAACACCGTGCTGCCGTGGCTGGTCGGCCGCTACACCACCGCCCGCCGCGCGCGGATCGCCGAGCTGGAACGCCGTGAGGAGGCGGCCGTGCGGCGGGCGGTGGCCGAGGAACGCAGTGCGGTGGCCCGCGACCTGCACGACGTCATCTCCCACCACGTCAGCGCGATCGGCATGCACGCCGGCGCCGCCCGCCTCGGCCTCCCCGACGGCGCGGACACCCCGGTGCACCGGTCCCTGTCCGCGGTGGAGACGGCCAGCCGCGCGGCCATGCAGGACCTTCGACGGATGCTCGACCTGCTGCACGGCGAGCAGGCCGCGGTCCGCCAGCCGGGCGTCGGCAACCTGGAGGAACTGCTGGAGGGCACCCGCGCGGCCGGGCTGCCCGCGCGCCTGCGCACCAGCGGCGTGCCCGGTGAGCTGCCCGGCTCCGTGGACGTCGCGGTGTACCGGGTGGCGCAGGAGGGCCTGACCAACGCGCTGCGCCACGGCGCGGGCGGTCCGGTGGACGTGGAGCTGTGCTACCGACCCGAGGAGATCACCTTGAGCGTGACCAATCCGATCACGCCCGGCGCGCGGCCCGCCGCCGGCGAGGGCACCCGGCGCGGCCTGGCCGGGCTGCGCCAGCGTGTCGCGATGTTCGGCGGCGAGTTCACCAGCGGACCGTCCGACGACGGCCGGAGCTGGCGCATCTCGGCGACCTTCCCGATGGAGGCGGGGTGA
- a CDS encoding helix-turn-helix domain-containing protein — protein MASTITSRRKQLGNELRHARNAARMTQQAVADVLGCTQGKVNKIESGAVGVKLGDVRAMLDAFGIVGDEAETLMNLARAAAGQRGHWSGYRSVVPHWFRTFTDLEPAAAEILTWHGERIPGPLQSEHYMLKQFTEAGATDVTSLVRNRLDRKAVFDQQQPPYYRFILSEAALRRAPGGHSPGVMLDQVEHLLELEKRARVYLHVLPFEARLASVPNDFTIMRFPDRTRDFVYIEHSAGGLYLDDVKDFQLFVDSWDRLRGAALEHQDTRQFFKELAEHYRVQLAKDSAAKG, from the coding sequence ATGGCGAGCACCATCACCTCCCGCCGCAAGCAGCTGGGCAACGAGTTGCGGCACGCGCGCAACGCGGCGCGGATGACGCAACAGGCCGTCGCCGACGTGCTGGGCTGCACCCAGGGCAAGGTCAACAAGATCGAGTCGGGCGCGGTCGGCGTCAAGCTCGGCGACGTGCGCGCCATGCTGGACGCCTTCGGCATCGTCGGCGACGAAGCCGAGACCCTGATGAACCTGGCCCGTGCCGCGGCCGGGCAGCGCGGGCACTGGTCCGGCTACCGCTCGGTGGTGCCGCACTGGTTCCGCACCTTCACCGATCTCGAACCGGCCGCCGCGGAGATCCTCACCTGGCACGGCGAGCGCATTCCCGGCCCGCTGCAGTCCGAGCACTACATGCTCAAGCAGTTCACCGAGGCGGGCGCCACCGACGTCACCTCGCTGGTGCGCAACCGGCTCGACCGCAAGGCCGTGTTCGACCAGCAGCAGCCGCCGTACTACCGGTTCATCCTGAGCGAGGCCGCGCTGCGCCGGGCACCCGGCGGGCATTCGCCCGGCGTGATGCTCGACCAGGTGGAACACCTGCTGGAGCTGGAGAAGCGGGCCCGCGTCTACCTGCACGTGCTGCCCTTCGAGGCCAGGCTCGCCTCGGTGCCCAACGACTTCACCATCATGCGTTTTCCCGACCGCACCAGGGATTTTGTCTACATCGAGCATTCCGCGGGCGGGCTGTACCTGGACGACGTCAAGGACTTCCAGCTCTTCGTCGACTCGTGGGACAGGCTGCGCGGGGCGGCGCTGGAGCACCAGGACACGCGGCAGTTCTTCAAGGAACTGGCCGAGCACTACCGGGTGCAGCTCGCGAAGGACAGTGCCGCCAAGGGATAG
- a CDS encoding DNA polymerase III subunit gamma and tau, whose protein sequence is MALALYRKYRPATFAEVVGQEHVTEPLRTALAAGRINHAYLFSGPRGCGKTSSARIMARSLNCEQGPTPDPCGECGSCRALAPEGSGSIDVTELDAASHGGVEDARELRDRAFYAPAESRYRVFIIDEAHMVTTQGFNALLKIVEEPPEHLIFIFATTEPDKVLTTIRSRTHHYPFRLIPPSAMRELLERNVAAEGVPVEPAVYPLVIRAGGGSARDTQSVLDQLLAGAGPDGVTYERAVSLLGVTDVALIDDMVEGLAADDSTAVFGTVERLAEAGHDPRRFASDLLDRLRDLVVLRSVPDAAARGLVAAPEDELNRMVAQAERAGLATLSRYAEIVHNGLLEMRGATAPRLLLELLCARMLLPSAADGEAALLQRLERLERRVTVGGAPDGTAAAASPGTASPGGAASGGAERFQRPSQRQAAGASAAPAAAQPSAEAPSRPAPGQQASAASALGQQAPPAQQAPAASAPGQQPPAASAPAQQAPAAAPPAQPPTHPSGGQPSGGQAPAAQPPAPAASRQPVGQASGQQSGGQAGGQPQSGPSAAAQPSGQQGAAAGGMDAAAVRRVWPELLAAIRKIPGGRSTEAMLTQAGVQSVDGTSVVLTHTAEPLARRLADPHNSEKIASALRDVLGGEWRVTCVHGNAAAKPQPVQQQRQAPPQQAAEEKRFRRPSEGRPAPEPAPPAPPEPPRPKVTTAEPDIPLPPEPEDEEEYLDAATTPPPPNGSVPPPPPPPTPQVDEAEEKAHRLLSEQLGARPLD, encoded by the coding sequence GTGGCATTAGCGCTGTACCGCAAATACCGCCCGGCCACCTTCGCCGAGGTGGTGGGTCAGGAGCACGTCACCGAGCCGCTGCGCACCGCGCTCGCGGCCGGCCGGATCAACCACGCGTACCTGTTCTCCGGGCCGCGCGGCTGCGGCAAGACCTCGAGCGCCCGCATCATGGCGCGCTCGCTGAACTGCGAGCAGGGGCCGACGCCCGATCCCTGCGGTGAATGCGGTTCGTGCCGCGCGCTCGCGCCGGAGGGCAGCGGCAGCATCGACGTCACCGAACTCGACGCGGCCAGCCACGGTGGTGTCGAGGACGCCCGTGAGCTGCGTGACCGCGCCTTCTACGCGCCCGCCGAGTCGCGGTACCGGGTGTTCATCATCGACGAGGCGCACATGGTCACCACGCAGGGCTTCAACGCCCTGCTGAAGATCGTCGAAGAGCCGCCAGAGCACCTGATCTTCATCTTCGCCACCACTGAGCCGGACAAGGTGCTCACCACCATCCGGTCGCGGACGCACCACTACCCGTTCCGGTTGATCCCGCCGAGCGCGATGCGCGAGCTGCTGGAGCGGAACGTGGCCGCCGAGGGCGTGCCGGTGGAGCCCGCGGTGTACCCGCTGGTCATCCGGGCCGGTGGGGGGTCGGCGCGGGACACGCAGTCCGTGCTGGACCAGCTGCTCGCCGGGGCCGGGCCGGACGGGGTGACCTACGAGCGCGCGGTCTCGCTGCTCGGGGTGACCGACGTGGCGCTGATCGACGACATGGTCGAAGGTTTGGCCGCCGACGATTCGACGGCGGTGTTCGGCACGGTCGAACGCCTCGCCGAAGCCGGGCACGACCCGCGCCGGTTCGCCAGTGACCTGCTGGACCGCCTGCGGGACCTGGTGGTGCTGCGCTCGGTGCCCGACGCGGCGGCGCGCGGTCTGGTCGCGGCACCGGAGGACGAGCTGAACCGCATGGTCGCGCAGGCCGAACGCGCGGGGCTCGCGACGCTTTCGCGGTATGCGGAGATCGTGCACAACGGGCTGCTGGAAATGCGCGGGGCCACGGCTCCGCGGTTGCTGCTGGAGCTGCTGTGCGCGCGGATGCTGCTGCCTTCGGCCGCCGACGGCGAGGCGGCCCTGCTGCAGCGGCTGGAACGACTGGAGCGGCGGGTCACGGTAGGCGGCGCGCCCGATGGCACGGCCGCGGCTGCTTCTCCGGGTACGGCTTCGCCGGGTGGGGCCGCGTCGGGTGGGGCCGAGCGGTTCCAGCGGCCTTCCCAGCGCCAGGCCGCCGGTGCTTCGGCTGCTCCGGCCGCTGCCCAGCCATCGGCCGAGGCCCCGAGCCGACCGGCACCCGGCCAGCAGGCATCCGCCGCTTCGGCGCTCGGGCAGCAGGCACCTCCCGCTCAGCAGGCACCCGCCGCTTCGGCGCCTGGGCAGCAGCCACCCGCCGCATCAGCCCCCGCTCAGCAGGCGCCCGCCGCGGCGCCACCTGCCCAGCCGCCGACGCACCCGTCCGGTGGGCAGCCGTCCGGCGGGCAGGCACCCGCTGCTCAGCCGCCAGCCCCGGCCGCCAGCCGCCAGCCGGTCGGCCAAGCTTCCGGTCAGCAGTCGGGCGGGCAGGCCGGTGGCCAGCCGCAGTCCGGCCCGTCGGCCGCCGCGCAGCCTTCCGGTCAGCAGGGGGCGGCGGCCGGGGGCATGGATGCGGCGGCCGTGCGCCGGGTGTGGCCGGAGTTGCTGGCGGCGATCCGCAAGATCCCGGGCGGCCGCAGCACCGAGGCGATGCTGACGCAGGCCGGGGTGCAGAGCGTCGACGGCACGTCCGTCGTGCTCACGCACACCGCCGAGCCGCTCGCGCGCCGCCTCGCTGATCCGCACAATTCCGAGAAGATCGCCAGCGCCCTGCGCGACGTCCTTGGCGGCGAGTGGCGGGTCACCTGCGTGCACGGCAACGCCGCCGCGAAACCGCAGCCCGTCCAGCAGCAGCGGCAGGCGCCACCGCAGCAGGCGGCGGAGGAGAAGCGGTTCCGCCGTCCGTCGGAGGGCAGGCCCGCGCCAGAACCGGCGCCACCGGCACCGCCGGAGCCGCCGCGCCCGAAGGTGACCACCGCCGAGCCCGACATCCCGCTCCCGCCCGAGCCCGAGGACGAAGAGGAATACCTCGACGCGGCGACCACCCCGCCACCCCCGAACGGCTCGGTCCCGCCGCCCCCGCCGCCGCCCACCCCGCAGGTGGACGAGGCGGAGGAAAAAGCCCACCGCCTCCTCTCCGAGCAACTGGGCGCCCGCCCCTTGGACTGA
- a CDS encoding response regulator: MFRSGMRAVLDTQPDLECVGEAADGRAAVAEVARLRPDVAVLDVRMPKLDGLAATEAILGTPGCVTKVLVLTTYDHDDYVYRALRAGASGFLLKNLPPEELVSAMRVVARGDALIDPSVTRRLVSRFTTSIEPPAGPAELDRLTSREREVLLLIADARSNAEIAEALHVGDETVKTHVSRILAKLGLRDRVHAVVYAYQHGLVRAAPRD, from the coding sequence ATGTTCCGCTCCGGCATGCGCGCGGTGCTGGACACGCAGCCGGACCTGGAGTGCGTCGGCGAAGCGGCCGACGGGCGGGCGGCGGTCGCCGAGGTCGCCCGCCTGCGTCCCGACGTCGCCGTGCTCGACGTGCGCATGCCGAAGCTCGACGGGCTGGCCGCCACCGAGGCGATCCTCGGCACGCCCGGCTGCGTGACGAAGGTGCTCGTGCTGACCACCTACGACCACGACGACTACGTGTACCGCGCGCTGCGTGCCGGGGCGAGCGGCTTCCTGCTGAAGAACCTGCCGCCGGAGGAGCTGGTCTCGGCGATGCGGGTGGTCGCCCGCGGGGACGCGCTGATCGACCCGTCGGTCACCCGGCGGCTGGTTTCCCGGTTCACCACCAGCATCGAGCCGCCCGCCGGGCCCGCCGAGCTGGACCGGCTCACTTCCCGCGAGCGCGAGGTGCTGCTGCTCATCGCGGACGCCCGCAGCAACGCCGAAATCGCCGAGGCACTGCACGTCGGGGACGAAACGGTGAAAACACACGTGTCGCGCATCCTGGCCAAGCTCGGCCTGCGCGACCGCGTGCACGCGGTGGTCTACGCCTATCAGCACGGCCTGGTCAGGGCGGCTCCCCGGGACTGA
- a CDS encoding DUF397 domain-containing protein, translating into MADYPRVTDYDPGTAAARFEASAWEKSFASEPNGGNCVEVNLGVPGLVGVRDTKLTESPVFVFDAGEWDAFVTAVKAGQFDLR; encoded by the coding sequence ATGGCGGATTATCCCCGGGTCACCGATTACGACCCGGGCACGGCCGCGGCGCGGTTCGAGGCTTCTGCCTGGGAGAAGTCCTTCGCGAGCGAGCCCAACGGGGGCAACTGCGTGGAGGTCAACCTCGGCGTGCCCGGACTGGTCGGGGTGCGCGACACCAAGCTCACCGAGAGTCCGGTCTTCGTATTCGACGCCGGTGAATGGGACGCCTTCGTGACCGCGGTGAAGGCGGGTCAGTTCGACCTGCGGTGA
- a CDS encoding sensor histidine kinase — protein sequence MSSSLRAELRRPWSLRGRLIAQVVALLSLVCLVIGVVTEFALRDFLLERVDSQLTTFEDHPPPPGGLPGPRVRFELGQPKDTVFGVVYGGQVLDAKILGDGAATDLSASDAATFTGLTSPRRPVSITIGDLGEYRMQATTGPEGEIRFRALPLAEVNDTLWRLGWIFGGVALGGLVLAGGVAALTVRRTLRPLDRVAATAAKVAELPLDRGEPELPMRVSEVDTDTRTEVGKVGAALNRMLDHVSHALAARQRSESRVRQFVADASHELRTPLASIRGYAELTRRSTAELPPDFVYAMSRVESESTRMTTLVEELLLLARLDEGRPVVHAPVELSGLVADAVADAHVTGPDHRWLLELPAEPIRVIGEAGQLQQVVLNLLSNARAHTPAGTTVRTELSTKDGEVRLVVADDGPGIPEDVLPEVFERFARGDTSRSRAAGSTGLGLAIVAAVVAAHHGKVWVRSKPGKTEFCVVLPLLSVIGSP from the coding sequence ATGTCCTCAAGCCTGCGAGCTGAGCTGCGGCGGCCGTGGTCGCTGCGCGGCCGCCTGATCGCGCAGGTGGTGGCCCTGCTCTCGCTGGTCTGCCTGGTGATCGGCGTGGTCACCGAGTTCGCGCTGCGTGACTTCCTGCTCGAACGGGTGGACAGTCAGCTGACCACCTTCGAGGACCACCCGCCACCGCCGGGCGGCCTGCCGGGGCCGCGGGTGCGGTTCGAACTCGGGCAGCCGAAGGACACCGTGTTCGGCGTGGTCTACGGCGGTCAGGTGCTGGACGCCAAGATCCTCGGGGACGGGGCCGCCACCGATCTCAGCGCGAGCGACGCGGCCACCTTCACCGGGCTGACCTCACCGCGCCGCCCGGTCAGCATCACCATCGGCGACCTCGGCGAATACCGGATGCAGGCGACCACCGGACCGGAGGGCGAGATCCGGTTCCGCGCGCTGCCGCTGGCCGAGGTGAACGACACGCTGTGGCGGCTCGGCTGGATCTTCGGCGGCGTCGCGCTCGGCGGGCTGGTGCTGGCGGGCGGCGTCGCCGCGCTGACCGTGCGCCGCACGCTCCGGCCGCTGGACCGGGTCGCGGCCACCGCGGCGAAGGTCGCCGAACTGCCGCTGGACCGGGGTGAGCCGGAACTGCCGATGCGGGTGTCCGAAGTGGACACCGACACCCGGACCGAGGTGGGCAAGGTCGGCGCGGCGCTGAACCGGATGCTCGACCACGTCTCGCACGCGCTGGCCGCGCGCCAGCGCAGCGAGAGCCGGGTACGGCAGTTCGTCGCCGACGCCAGCCACGAACTGCGCACCCCGCTCGCGTCGATCCGCGGTTACGCGGAGCTGACCCGGCGCAGCACCGCCGAGCTGCCGCCGGACTTCGTCTACGCGATGAGCCGGGTCGAATCGGAGTCCACCCGGATGACCACCCTGGTCGAGGAACTGCTGCTGCTGGCGCGGCTGGACGAGGGGCGGCCGGTGGTGCACGCCCCGGTCGAGCTGTCCGGGCTGGTCGCCGACGCGGTGGCCGACGCGCACGTGACCGGGCCGGACCACCGGTGGCTGCTCGAACTGCCCGCCGAGCCCATCCGCGTGATCGGCGAGGCAGGGCAGTTGCAGCAGGTGGTGCTGAACCTGCTGAGCAACGCCCGCGCGCACACCCCGGCCGGCACCACCGTCCGCACTGAACTGTCGACAAAGGACGGTGAGGTGCGGCTGGTGGTGGCCGACGACGGGCCGGGCATTCCGGAGGACGTGCTGCCCGAGGTGTTCGAGCGCTTCGCCCGCGGGGACACCTCGCGGTCGCGGGCGGCGGGCAGCACCGGGCTCGGGCTGGCCATCGTGGCCGCGGTGGTCGCCGCGCACCACGGGAAGGTGTGGGTGCGGAGCAAGCCGGGGAAAACGGAGTTCTGCGTGGTACTGCCGTTGTTGTCGGTGATCGGATCGCCATGA
- a CDS encoding alkaline phosphatase D family protein, which translates to MPLNRRDLLRGAAAAGALGVAWPLSGGLTLAQAEEAAAALGASWDEAPFTVGVGSGDPLPESVVLWTRLAPQPLAEEQPLPDTVEVEWVVATDTAFRHRVAHGSAPATAALGHSVHIAVTGLEPARRYYYRFRALGRTSRTGRTRTAPAGHVRRVRFASANCQAFHDGFYAAHRGIAHEDLDFVVHLGDYIYEHGQVGGDHVRDHEGPAVTTLPAYRRRHALYKGDPSLRAAHAAHPWFITWDDHEVVNDYSGTTPSLRARRDAGYQAWFEHLPVRPDHPATPQVYRQRSWGDLLDLSILDLRQYRSAQNLPDGTILGAEQKAWLKDRVSNAGNAWHCWVNSIMLSQLAKPGGGYYFTDQWDGFLAERREVLTHVHDTGLEDFVVITGDWHSAFVDDIRPDFDNPDAPVIGTEFTAHSVSSGAYSPEWNAENGPVMGGANPHLKYFEGNRYGYDVYEVTPRRWSTHLRVIGDRRDPNSPVSTLTTFHVDRGRAGSHEDRGTRTSPAQYRRDR; encoded by the coding sequence ATGCCGCTGAACCGACGGGATCTGTTGCGCGGGGCCGCCGCCGCTGGCGCGCTGGGCGTGGCCTGGCCGCTGAGCGGCGGGCTGACGCTCGCCCAGGCCGAGGAAGCCGCCGCCGCGCTGGGGGCCAGCTGGGACGAAGCCCCGTTCACCGTCGGCGTCGGATCGGGGGATCCGCTGCCGGAGAGCGTGGTGCTGTGGACCAGGCTCGCGCCGCAGCCGCTCGCCGAGGAGCAACCGCTGCCGGACACCGTCGAGGTGGAATGGGTGGTCGCCACCGACACCGCGTTCCGGCACCGGGTCGCGCACGGGTCGGCGCCCGCCACCGCCGCGCTCGGGCACAGCGTGCACATCGCGGTCACCGGCCTCGAACCCGCGCGGCGGTACTACTACCGGTTCCGCGCGCTGGGCAGGACCAGCCGCACCGGCCGCACCCGCACCGCGCCCGCCGGGCACGTCCGGCGCGTGCGCTTCGCGTCGGCGAACTGCCAGGCCTTCCACGACGGCTTCTACGCCGCGCACCGCGGAATCGCCCACGAGGACCTGGATTTTGTGGTCCACCTCGGCGACTACATCTACGAGCACGGGCAGGTCGGCGGGGACCACGTCCGCGACCACGAAGGCCCGGCGGTCACCACGCTGCCCGCCTACCGGCGGCGGCACGCGCTGTACAAGGGCGACCCGTCGCTGCGGGCCGCGCACGCCGCGCACCCCTGGTTCATCACCTGGGACGACCACGAGGTCGTCAACGACTACAGCGGGACCACGCCGTCGCTGCGTGCCCGTCGTGACGCCGGTTACCAGGCGTGGTTCGAGCACCTGCCGGTCCGCCCCGACCACCCGGCGACGCCGCAGGTCTACCGGCAGCGGTCGTGGGGTGACCTGCTCGACCTGTCGATCCTGGACCTGCGCCAGTACCGGTCGGCGCAGAACCTGCCGGACGGCACCATCCTCGGCGCCGAGCAGAAGGCGTGGCTGAAGGACCGGGTCAGCAACGCCGGGAACGCCTGGCACTGCTGGGTGAACTCGATCATGCTGAGCCAGCTCGCCAAGCCGGGCGGTGGGTACTACTTCACCGACCAGTGGGACGGCTTCCTGGCTGAACGGCGTGAGGTGCTCACCCACGTGCACGACACCGGGCTGGAGGACTTCGTGGTGATCACCGGCGACTGGCACTCGGCCTTCGTCGACGACATCCGGCCCGACTTCGACAACCCGGACGCCCCGGTCATCGGCACCGAGTTCACCGCGCACTCGGTGTCCTCCGGCGCCTACTCACCCGAATGGAACGCCGAGAACGGGCCGGTGATGGGCGGCGCCAACCCGCACCTGAAGTACTTCGAAGGCAACCGGTACGGCTACGACGTCTACGAGGTCACGCCGCGGCGGTGGAGCACGCACCTGCGCGTGATCGGGGACCGGCGCGACCCGAACTCGCCGGTCAGCACGCTGACCACGTTCCACGTCGACCGCGGCAGGGCCGGTTCGCACGAGGATCGCGGCACCCGGACCTCCCCGGCCCAGTACCGGCGAGATCGATAG